In Schaalia sp. JY-X169, the following are encoded in one genomic region:
- a CDS encoding NAD(P)H-dependent glycerol-3-phosphate dehydrogenase: MGQTNSHIAVLGTGSWGTTFSQVLADAGLEVRMWGRRGTIVEMVNSGENSAYLPGVELSSRITATTDLKSAVTGASAVVLAVPVGVTGEVVEAAVAHAPEAPFVSLSKGIEPGTMRTVSQLIAAAGNLPPSQIVAISGPNLSMEIAMRQPTAAVVASEDVETAKQIARACHNEYFRPYVSTDLTGVEVAGAAKNVIALAIGASEGMGLGANTRATLITRGLAEMTRLGVALGARASTFAGLAGVGDLVATCSSRLSRNYSLGFRLGKGMTLEEALALSPGIAEGYKTAPPMLALAGDHDVDMPITRGVVEVIEGRATVAQMGEMLLGRPQKMDGWEIELLD, from the coding sequence GTGGGACAGACAAATAGTCATATAGCAGTGCTCGGGACAGGCTCTTGGGGTACCACTTTTTCACAGGTACTGGCTGATGCGGGCCTAGAGGTTCGCATGTGGGGGCGCCGTGGGACGATCGTGGAAATGGTGAACTCTGGGGAGAACTCGGCGTACCTGCCGGGTGTTGAGCTCTCTAGCAGAATCACTGCAACCACGGATCTCAAGTCGGCTGTAACCGGAGCTTCGGCAGTGGTCCTAGCGGTTCCCGTGGGTGTCACTGGGGAAGTCGTTGAGGCTGCAGTTGCCCATGCTCCCGAGGCTCCCTTTGTGTCGCTATCGAAGGGTATTGAGCCCGGCACGATGCGCACGGTTTCGCAGCTGATTGCAGCCGCAGGCAACTTGCCGCCGTCGCAAATCGTCGCAATTTCCGGACCCAACCTGTCCATGGAAATCGCCATGCGTCAGCCCACTGCAGCCGTCGTGGCAAGTGAAGACGTAGAAACAGCCAAGCAGATCGCCCGGGCCTGCCACAACGAATACTTCCGTCCGTACGTGTCGACAGACCTGACCGGGGTCGAGGTCGCGGGGGCAGCAAAGAATGTCATCGCCCTCGCCATTGGAGCCTCTGAAGGGATGGGGCTCGGAGCTAACACGCGTGCCACCCTGATTACGCGTGGTTTGGCAGAGATGACTCGCTTGGGTGTTGCTCTCGGTGCGCGAGCCTCCACATTTGCGGGCTTGGCCGGTGTTGGCGACCTTGTGGCGACATGTTCGTCAAGGCTGTCACGCAACTACTCGCTGGGGTTCCGCCTCGGCAAGGGCATGACCCTTGAGGAGGCGTTGGCGCTGTCACCGGGCATCGCGGAAGGGTACAAAACGGCTCCGCCGATGCTGGCGCTGGCCGGTGATCACGACGTTGATATGCCGATCACGCGCGGCGTTGTCGAGGTGATTGAGGGCCGTGCGACCGTCGCACAAATGGGAGAGATGTTGCTGGGCCGGCCCCAGAAGATGGACGGCTGGGAGATAGAACTGCTGGATTAG